A region from the Citrobacter koseri ATCC BAA-895 genome encodes:
- the znuC gene encoding zinc ABC transporter ATP-binding protein ZnuC has product MTTLVSLENVSVSFGQRRVLSDVSLELRPGKILTLLGPNGAGKSTLVRVVLGLVAPDEGLIKRNGQLRIGYVPQKLYLDTTLPLTVSRFLRLRPGTQKTDILPALKRVQAGHLIDAPMQKLSGGETQRVLLARALLNQPQLLVLDEPTQGVDVNGQVALYDLIDQLRRELDCAVLMVSHDLHLVMAKTDEVLCLNHHICCSGTPEIVSMHPEFISMFGPRGAEQLGIYRHHHNHRHDLQGRIVLRRGNGHS; this is encoded by the coding sequence ATGACGACTTTGGTTTCACTGGAAAATGTTTCGGTCTCTTTCGGTCAACGCCGCGTCCTTTCTGACGTGTCGCTTGAACTCAGACCAGGAAAAATTTTGACGCTTCTCGGCCCAAACGGCGCCGGGAAGTCTACGCTGGTACGCGTAGTATTAGGGCTGGTAGCGCCTGATGAAGGGCTGATCAAGCGCAACGGGCAGCTGCGTATTGGCTACGTCCCGCAAAAACTGTATCTCGACACCACGCTGCCGCTGACGGTAAGCCGCTTTTTACGATTACGCCCCGGTACGCAAAAAACCGACATTCTTCCGGCCCTGAAACGCGTTCAGGCCGGACACCTCATTGACGCCCCCATGCAAAAGCTGTCCGGCGGTGAAACCCAGCGCGTTTTGTTAGCCCGCGCGCTGCTGAATCAACCACAGCTGCTGGTACTGGATGAGCCGACTCAGGGCGTGGATGTCAATGGTCAGGTCGCCCTGTACGATCTCATTGACCAGCTGCGGCGCGAGCTGGATTGCGCGGTGCTGATGGTCTCGCACGACCTGCATCTGGTGATGGCGAAAACGGATGAAGTGCTGTGTCTGAATCACCATATCTGTTGCTCCGGCACCCCTGAAATCGTTTCCATGCATCCTGAATTCATCTCTATGTTCGGGCCGCGCGGCGCAGAACAGTTGGGAATTTACCGTCATCATCATAATCATCGCCACGATTTACAAGGTCGTATCGTACTGCGCCGGGGAAATGGACACTCATGA
- the znuB gene encoding zinc ABC transporter permease subunit ZnuB, translated as MIELLLPGWLAGIMLACAAGPLGSFVVWRRMSYFGDTLAHASLLGVAFGLLLDINPFYAVIAVTLMLAAGLVWLEKRPHLAIDTLLGIMAHSALSLGLVVVSLMSNIRVDLMAYLFGDLLAVTPEDLIFIAIGVVIVLAILFWQWRNLLSMTISPDLAFVDGVKLQRVKLLLMLVTALTIGVAMKFVGALIITSLLIIPAATARRFARTPEQMAGVAVGMGMIAVTGGLTFSAFYDTPAGPSVVLCAALLFIFSMMKKQAS; from the coding sequence ATGATTGAACTGTTATTGCCTGGCTGGTTAGCCGGGATCATGCTGGCCTGCGCCGCTGGCCCGCTGGGCTCGTTCGTGGTCTGGCGTCGAATGTCCTATTTTGGCGATACGCTGGCGCACGCCTCGCTGCTGGGAGTCGCTTTTGGGTTGCTGCTGGACATCAACCCGTTCTATGCGGTGATTGCCGTTACGCTGATGCTGGCAGCCGGTCTGGTGTGGCTGGAGAAACGCCCTCACCTCGCTATCGACACGCTTCTCGGCATTATGGCGCACAGTGCCCTGTCGTTAGGTCTTGTGGTCGTCAGCCTGATGTCCAACATTCGCGTGGACTTGATGGCTTATCTGTTTGGCGACCTGTTGGCCGTGACGCCGGAAGACCTGATTTTCATAGCCATCGGCGTGGTTATCGTGCTGGCGATCCTCTTCTGGCAGTGGCGTAATCTGCTGTCGATGACCATTAGCCCGGATCTGGCTTTTGTCGATGGCGTGAAGTTACAGCGCGTTAAGCTCCTGCTGATGCTGGTCACCGCATTGACTATCGGCGTGGCGATGAAGTTCGTTGGCGCGTTGATCATCACCTCATTGCTGATTATTCCTGCCGCCACGGCGCGTCGCTTTGCCCGCACCCCGGAGCAGATGGCGGGTGTCGCAGTAGGAATGGGTATGATAGCGGTTACAGGCGGTCTGACGTTTTCTGCGTTTTACGACACCCCGGCAGGCCCGTCAGTGGTGCTGTGTGCCGCGCTGCTGTTTATTTTCAGTATGATGAAGAAGCAGGCGAGCTAA
- a CDS encoding YebC/PmpR family DNA-binding transcriptional regulator → MAGHSKWANTRHRKAAQDAKRGKIFTKIIRELVTAAKLGGGDPDANPRLRAAVDKALSNNMTRDTLNRAIARGVGGDDDANMETIIYEGYGPGGTAVMVECLSDNRNRTVAEVRHAFSKCGGNLGTDGSVAYLFSKKGVISFEQGDEDTIMEAALEAGAEDVVTFDDGAIDVYTAWEEMGKVRDALEAAGLKADNAEVSMIPSTKADMDAETAPKLMRLIDMLEDCDDVQEVYHNGEISDEVAATL, encoded by the coding sequence ATGGCAGGTCATAGTAAATGGGCCAACACCAGACACCGTAAAGCAGCGCAGGATGCTAAACGCGGTAAAATTTTCACCAAAATCATTCGTGAGCTGGTGACGGCGGCCAAACTGGGCGGCGGTGACCCGGACGCTAACCCGCGTCTGCGTGCGGCAGTCGATAAAGCGCTGTCGAACAACATGACCCGCGATACGCTGAATCGTGCGATTGCGCGTGGCGTCGGCGGCGATGATGATGCGAACATGGAAACCATCATCTATGAAGGTTACGGTCCTGGCGGCACGGCTGTGATGGTTGAGTGCCTGTCTGACAACCGTAACCGTACCGTTGCGGAAGTGCGTCACGCTTTCAGCAAATGCGGCGGCAACCTGGGTACTGACGGTTCCGTAGCTTACCTGTTCAGCAAAAAAGGGGTGATCTCCTTCGAACAGGGCGACGAAGACACCATCATGGAAGCCGCGCTGGAAGCCGGTGCGGAAGACGTTGTGACCTTTGATGACGGCGCGATTGACGTCTACACCGCATGGGAAGAGATGGGCAAAGTGCGCGACGCGCTGGAAGCTGCGGGTCTGAAAGCGGACAACGCTGAAGTGTCCATGATCCCGTCCACCAAAGCGGATATGGATGCGGAAACCGCGCCGAAACTGATGCGTCTGATCGATATGCTGGAAGACTGCGACGACGTGCAGGAAGTTTACCATAACGGTGAGATCTCTGATGAGGTTGCGGCTACGTTATAA
- the aspS gene encoding aspartate--tRNA ligase — protein sequence MRTEYCGQLRLSHVGQQVTLCGWVNRRRDLGSLIFIDMRDREGIVQVFFDPDRADALKLASELRNEFCIQVTGTVRARDEKNVNADMATGEIEVLASDLTIINRADSLPLDSNHVNTEEARLKYRYLDLRRPEMAQRLKTRAKITSLVRRFMDDHGFLDIETPMLTKATPEGARDYLVPSRVHKGKFYALPQSPQLFKQLLMMSGFDRYYQIVKCFRDEDLRADRQPEFTQIDVETSFMTAPQVREVMEALVRHLWQEVKGVDLGDFPIMTFAEAERRYGSDKPDLRNPMELVDVADLLKSVEFAVFAGPANDPKGRVAALRVPGGASLSRKQIDDYGNFIKIYGAKGLAYIKVTERAKGLEGINSPVAKFLNAEIVEAILDRTAAQDGDMIFFGADNKKVVADALGALRLKVGKDLNLTDEAKWAPLWVIDFPMFEDDGEGGLTAMHHPFTSPKDLTAAELKAAPENAVANAYDMVINGYEVGGGSVRIHSGDMQQTVFGILGINEQEQREKFGFLLDALKYGTPPHAGLAFGLDRLTMLLTGTDNIRDVIAFPKTTAAACLMTEAPSFANPAALAELGIDVVKKAENN from the coding sequence ATGCGTACAGAATATTGCGGACAGCTACGTCTGTCCCACGTGGGGCAGCAGGTGACTCTGTGTGGTTGGGTCAACCGTCGTCGTGATCTTGGTAGCCTGATCTTTATCGATATGCGCGACCGCGAAGGTATCGTACAGGTCTTCTTTGATCCGGATCGTGCGGATGCGTTAAAGCTGGCTTCTGAACTGCGTAATGAGTTCTGCATCCAGGTGACCGGCACCGTGCGTGCGCGTGACGAGAAAAACGTCAACGCCGACATGGCGACGGGCGAAATCGAAGTGCTGGCGTCCGATTTGACGATCATCAACCGTGCAGATTCTCTGCCGCTTGACTCTAATCACGTCAATACTGAAGAAGCGCGTCTGAAATACCGTTATCTGGATCTGCGTCGCCCGGAAATGGCTCAACGCCTGAAAACCCGTGCCAAAATCACCAGCCTGGTGCGTCGTTTTATGGACGACCACGGCTTCCTCGACATCGAAACCCCGATGTTGACCAAAGCGACGCCGGAAGGCGCGCGTGACTACCTGGTGCCTTCGCGCGTCCATAAAGGTAAATTCTACGCGCTGCCGCAGTCTCCGCAGTTGTTCAAACAGCTGCTGATGATGTCCGGTTTTGACCGCTACTATCAGATCGTAAAATGCTTCCGTGATGAAGATTTACGTGCTGACCGTCAGCCTGAATTTACCCAGATCGACGTCGAGACCTCCTTCATGACCGCGCCGCAGGTGCGTGAAGTGATGGAAGCGCTGGTACGCCATCTGTGGCAGGAAGTGAAAGGCGTGGATCTGGGCGACTTCCCGATCATGACCTTCGCCGAAGCCGAGCGCCGTTACGGTTCCGATAAACCGGACCTGCGTAACCCGATGGAGCTGGTGGACGTTGCCGACCTGCTGAAATCTGTAGAATTCGCCGTCTTTGCCGGCCCGGCTAACGATCCGAAAGGTCGCGTAGCGGCCCTGCGCGTGCCGGGTGGCGCAAGCTTAAGCCGTAAGCAGATCGACGACTACGGCAATTTCATTAAGATCTACGGCGCGAAAGGGCTGGCTTATATTAAAGTCACCGAACGCGCGAAAGGTCTGGAAGGCATCAACAGCCCGGTGGCGAAGTTCCTTAACGCGGAAATCGTGGAAGCGATTCTGGATCGTACCGCTGCGCAGGACGGCGATATGATTTTCTTCGGCGCCGACAACAAAAAAGTGGTTGCCGATGCGCTGGGTGCGCTGCGTCTGAAAGTGGGTAAAGATCTGAACCTGACCGACGAAGCCAAATGGGCGCCGCTGTGGGTTATCGACTTCCCGATGTTTGAAGATGACGGCGAAGGCGGCCTGACGGCGATGCACCATCCGTTCACCTCACCAAAAGACCTGACCGCCGCCGAGCTGAAAGCCGCGCCGGAAAACGCGGTTGCTAACGCCTACGATATGGTGATCAACGGTTATGAAGTCGGTGGTGGTTCCGTGCGTATCCACAGTGGCGACATGCAGCAGACCGTGTTTGGTATTCTGGGTATTAATGAACAGGAACAGCGCGAGAAATTCGGCTTCCTGTTGGATGCGCTGAAATACGGTACGCCGCCGCATGCGGGTCTGGCGTTTGGTCTGGATCGTCTGACTATGCTGCTGACCGGCACCGACAATATCCGTGACGTTATCGCCTTCCCGAAAACGACTGCCGCTGCCTGTCTGATGACCGAAGCGCCAAGTTTCGCGAACCCGGCAGCGCTGGCTGAGCTGGGTATTGATGTCGTTAAGAAGGCCGAGAATAACTGA
- the nudB gene encoding dihydroneopterin triphosphate diphosphatase, whose translation MAYKQPVSVLVVIYAKDTGRVLMLQRRDDPDFWQSVTGSLEEGETASQAAMREVKEEVTIDVAAEQLTLIDCQRTVEFEIFSHLRHRYAPGIERNTESWFCLALPSEREIVFTEHLTYRWVNADEAAQLTKSWSNRQAIEEFVINVA comes from the coding sequence ATGGCATACAAACAGCCTGTCTCGGTGTTAGTCGTGATTTATGCAAAGGACACCGGGAGAGTGCTGATGTTACAGCGACGCGACGATCCTGATTTCTGGCAGTCGGTTACTGGCAGTCTGGAAGAGGGCGAAACCGCGTCGCAAGCCGCTATGCGCGAAGTAAAGGAAGAGGTCACAATAGATGTTGCAGCAGAGCAACTGACCTTAATTGACTGTCAGCGCACGGTGGAATTTGAGATTTTTTCACATTTACGTCATCGCTACGCGCCGGGAATTGAGCGTAATACTGAATCCTGGTTTTGCCTGGCACTTCCCTCTGAACGAGAGATCGTGTTCACCGAACATCTGACCTATCGTTGGGTTAATGCGGATGAAGCCGCGCAGTTAACCAAGTCGTGGAGTAACCGGCAGGCGATTGAAGAGTTTGTAATTAACGTCGCCTGA
- the mepM gene encoding murein DD-endopeptidase MepM, whose translation MQQIARSVALAFNNLPRPHRVMLGSLTVLTLAVAVWRPYVYHPDSAPIVKTIELEKSEIRSLLPEASEPIDQAAQEDEAIPQDELDDKTSGEVGVHEYVVSTGDTLSSILNQYGIDMGDISRLAAADKELRNLKIGQQISWTLTPDGDLQRLTWEVSRRETRTYDRSGTGFKMSSEMQQGDWVNSLMKGTVGGSFVASAKDAGLTSAEVSAVIKAMQWQMDFRKLKKGDEFSVLMSREMLDGKREQSQLLGVRLRSDGKDYYAIRAEDGKFYDRNGTGLAKGFLRFPTAKQFRISSNFNPRRLNPVTGRVAPHKGVDFAMPQGTPVLSVGDGEVVVAKRSGAAGYYVAIRHGRTYTTRYMHLRKLLVKPGQKVKRGDRIALSGNTGRSTGPHLHYEVWINQQAVNPLTAKLPRTEGLTGSDRRAYLAQVKEVLPQLRFD comes from the coding sequence GTGCAACAGATAGCCCGCTCTGTCGCCCTGGCATTTAATAATCTGCCCCGACCCCACCGCGTTATGCTGGGGTCGCTTACTGTTCTGACACTGGCCGTCGCGGTATGGCGGCCTTACGTTTACCACCCTGACTCTGCGCCCATCGTCAAAACCATCGAACTGGAAAAGAGTGAAATTCGTTCGCTGCTGCCTGAGGCCAGCGAACCGATTGATCAGGCGGCGCAGGAAGATGAAGCGATCCCACAGGATGAGCTGGACGACAAAACGTCTGGCGAAGTGGGCGTGCATGAATATGTTGTCTCCACCGGCGATACGCTGAGCAGCATTTTGAATCAGTATGGCATTGATATGGGCGATATCAGCCGACTGGCCGCTGCGGATAAGGAACTCCGTAATCTGAAAATCGGCCAGCAGATCTCCTGGACGTTGACGCCGGACGGCGATTTGCAACGTCTGACCTGGGAAGTCTCACGCCGCGAAACGCGTACCTACGATCGTAGCGGAACGGGTTTCAAAATGAGCAGCGAAATGCAGCAGGGCGACTGGGTCAATAGCCTGATGAAAGGCACAGTTGGTGGAAGCTTTGTCGCCAGTGCGAAAGACGCCGGTTTGACCAGCGCAGAAGTCAGCGCCGTCATTAAAGCGATGCAGTGGCAGATGGACTTCCGTAAGCTGAAAAAAGGCGATGAGTTCTCTGTGTTGATGTCGCGTGAAATGCTGGATGGCAAACGTGAACAGAGCCAGCTTCTGGGTGTGCGTCTGCGTTCAGATGGAAAAGATTATTACGCGATTCGCGCGGAGGACGGTAAGTTCTATGACCGAAACGGTACAGGGCTTGCGAAAGGATTCCTGCGCTTCCCGACGGCGAAGCAGTTCCGCATTTCGTCAAACTTTAATCCGCGTCGTCTGAACCCGGTGACCGGTCGCGTTGCGCCGCATAAAGGCGTCGATTTTGCGATGCCGCAAGGTACGCCCGTGCTGTCGGTCGGTGACGGCGAGGTCGTGGTAGCGAAACGCAGCGGCGCGGCAGGTTATTATGTCGCTATCCGTCACGGCCGTACTTACACCACGCGTTATATGCACCTGCGTAAGCTGCTGGTGAAACCTGGGCAGAAAGTGAAACGTGGCGATCGTATCGCGCTGTCAGGCAATACCGGGCGTTCTACCGGGCCGCATCTGCACTATGAAGTCTGGATTAACCAGCAGGCTGTTAACCCGCTGACGGCAAAACTGCCGCGTACCGAAGGGCTGACAGGTTCTGACCGCCGTGCTTATCTGGCGCAGGTTAAAGAAGTCCTGCCGCAGTTGCGCTTCGATTAA
- the ruvC gene encoding crossover junction endodeoxyribonuclease RuvC: MSIILGIDPGSRVTGYGVIRQVGRQLTYLGSGCIRTKVDDLPSRLKLIYAGVTEIITQFQPDYFAIEQVFMAKNADSALKLGQARGVAIVAAVNQDLPVFEYAARQVKQTVVGIGSAEKSQVQHMVRTLLKLPANPQADAADALAIAITHCHVSQNAMQMSDSRLNLARGRLR; the protein is encoded by the coding sequence ATGTCTATTATTCTCGGTATCGACCCGGGTTCACGCGTCACGGGTTATGGCGTGATTCGTCAGGTGGGCAGGCAACTGACTTACCTGGGCAGCGGATGTATCCGCACGAAAGTGGATGATTTACCGTCTCGTCTGAAGCTGATTTATGCGGGCGTGACGGAAATCATCACCCAGTTCCAGCCGGACTATTTCGCGATTGAACAGGTGTTTATGGCGAAGAACGCGGACTCCGCGCTTAAGCTGGGTCAGGCGCGCGGCGTGGCGATTGTCGCGGCGGTAAACCAGGATCTTCCGGTGTTTGAGTATGCCGCCCGTCAGGTGAAGCAAACCGTTGTCGGGATCGGCAGCGCGGAGAAAAGCCAGGTACAGCACATGGTGCGCACGTTGCTGAAACTCCCGGCAAATCCCCAGGCGGATGCGGCGGATGCGCTGGCTATCGCCATCACCCATTGCCACGTTAGCCAGAATGCGATGCAAATGAGTGACTCGCGGCTCAATCTGGCGCGTGGGCGGCTACGATAA
- the ruvA gene encoding Holliday junction branch migration protein RuvA codes for MIGRLRGIILEKQPPLVLLEVGGVGYEVHMPMTCFYELPESGKEATVFTHFVVREDAQLLYGFNNKQERTLFKELIKTNGVGPKLALAILSGMSAQQFVNAVEREEPAALVKLPGIGKKTAERLIVEMKDRFKGLHGDLFTPAADLVLTSPASPATDDAEQEAVAALVALGYKPQEASRMVSKIARPDASSETLIREALRAAL; via the coding sequence GTGATAGGCAGACTCAGAGGCATTATTCTGGAAAAACAACCCCCGCTGGTATTACTTGAGGTGGGCGGCGTAGGCTATGAAGTCCATATGCCGATGACCTGTTTTTATGAGCTCCCGGAATCTGGAAAAGAAGCGACCGTATTCACCCATTTTGTGGTGCGTGAAGATGCGCAATTGCTGTACGGGTTTAACAATAAACAGGAGCGAACCCTGTTTAAAGAACTGATCAAAACGAACGGCGTCGGGCCGAAACTCGCGCTGGCGATCCTCTCCGGGATGTCGGCTCAGCAGTTTGTGAATGCCGTTGAGCGCGAGGAGCCCGCCGCGTTGGTGAAACTGCCGGGTATTGGTAAAAAAACCGCAGAACGCCTGATCGTTGAAATGAAAGATCGCTTCAAAGGCCTGCACGGTGACCTCTTTACGCCGGCCGCCGACCTGGTGCTGACCTCTCCGGCAAGTCCGGCAACGGATGATGCGGAGCAAGAAGCGGTTGCTGCGCTGGTGGCGCTGGGCTATAAACCACAGGAAGCCAGCCGCATGGTGAGCAAAATTGCCCGCCCTGACGCCAGCAGTGAAACATTGATTCGCGAAGCACTCCGCGCCGCGTTATGA
- the znuA gene encoding zinc ABC transporter substrate-binding protein ZnuA, producing the protein MLHKNTLLFAALSAALWGGATQAANAAVVASLKPLGFIASAIADGVTDTQVLLPDGASEHDYSLRPSDVKRLQGADLVVWIGPEMEAFMEKSVKNIPDGKQVTIAQLADVKPLLMKGADDDHDHGHEHGEKGDAHHHHGDYNMHLWLSPEIARASAVAIHEKLVELMPQSRAKLDANLKDFEAQLAATDKQVGNELAPLKGKGYFVFHDAYGYYEKHYGLTPLGHFTVNPEIQPGAQRLHEIRTQLVEQKATCVFAEPQFRPAVVEAVARGTSVRMGTLDPLGTNIKLGKTSYSAFLNQLANQYASCLKGD; encoded by the coding sequence ATGTTACATAAAAATACGCTTCTTTTCGCAGCATTATCCGCTGCGCTATGGGGTGGTGCAACACAGGCCGCAAATGCCGCCGTTGTCGCCTCTCTCAAGCCCTTAGGTTTCATCGCTTCCGCCATTGCCGATGGCGTCACGGACACCCAGGTTTTATTGCCGGATGGGGCGTCTGAGCATGATTATTCACTGCGTCCGTCTGACGTAAAACGCTTACAGGGCGCGGACTTAGTTGTCTGGATCGGCCCTGAGATGGAAGCGTTCATGGAAAAGTCAGTAAAGAACATTCCTGACGGAAAACAGGTAACGATTGCGCAGCTCGCCGACGTGAAACCGCTACTCATGAAAGGCGCTGATGACGATCACGATCACGGGCATGAGCACGGTGAAAAAGGTGACGCACATCACCATCATGGTGATTACAACATGCATCTTTGGCTTTCCCCAGAGATAGCGCGGGCTTCAGCGGTTGCAATCCATGAAAAATTAGTGGAACTTATGCCGCAAAGTCGAGCCAAACTTGACGCCAACCTGAAGGATTTTGAGGCACAATTAGCCGCAACCGATAAGCAGGTAGGTAACGAGCTCGCACCGCTCAAGGGGAAAGGGTACTTCGTTTTTCATGACGCCTACGGCTACTACGAAAAACATTATGGGCTAACTCCGCTTGGTCACTTTACCGTGAACCCTGAGATTCAACCTGGTGCGCAGCGTTTACATGAAATAAGAACACAGTTGGTTGAGCAAAAAGCAACCTGCGTTTTTGCTGAGCCACAGTTCAGGCCAGCGGTCGTTGAAGCCGTTGCGAGAGGGACATCCGTTCGAATGGGAACGTTGGATCCCCTCGGAACGAACATTAAACTGGGTAAAACAAGCTATTCAGCGTTTCTGAATCAATTAGCCAACCAGTATGCGAGCTGCCTGAAAGGAGATTAA
- the lpxM gene encoding lauroyl-Kdo(2)-lipid IV(A) myristoyltransferase (LpxM is lauroyl-Kdo(2)-lipid IV(A) myristoyltransferase, an enzyme characterized in Escherichia coli and involved in biosynthesis of the form of lipid A found in that species and some closely related species.): protein METKKNNIEYIPEFEKSFRHPRYWGAWLGVAAMAGIALTPASFRDPLLAKLGRFAGRLGKSARRRALINLSLCFPEYSEAEREAIVDRMFATAPQAMTMMAELAIRGPEKLQKRVDWQGLEIIDELRRNNEKVIFLVPHGWGVDIPAMLMASQGQKMAAMFHNQGNPVFDYVWNTVRRRFGGRLHARNDGIKPFIQSVRQGYWGYYLPDQDHGPEHSEFVDFFATYKATLPAIGRLMKVCRARVVPLFPVYDGKTHRLTIQVRPPMDDLLTADDHTIARRMNEEVEIFVRPHPEQYTWILKLLKTRKPGEIQPYKRKEWYPIK, encoded by the coding sequence ATGGAAACGAAAAAAAATAACATTGAGTACATCCCTGAGTTTGAGAAATCTTTTCGTCATCCACGCTATTGGGGGGCCTGGCTGGGCGTGGCCGCAATGGCGGGTATTGCATTAACGCCCGCGTCGTTTCGCGATCCTTTACTGGCGAAGCTGGGACGTTTTGCCGGACGTCTGGGGAAAAGCGCCCGGCGTCGCGCGCTGATCAACTTATCTCTGTGTTTTCCTGAGTACAGCGAAGCAGAGCGTGAAGCTATTGTCGACAGAATGTTTGCGACCGCGCCACAGGCGATGACCATGATGGCCGAACTGGCGATTCGTGGGCCTGAAAAACTGCAAAAGCGCGTCGACTGGCAGGGGCTGGAGATCATTGATGAGCTGCGGCGGAATAATGAAAAGGTGATCTTTCTGGTGCCGCACGGGTGGGGCGTGGATATTCCCGCGATGCTGATGGCGTCCCAGGGGCAGAAAATGGCGGCGATGTTCCATAACCAGGGCAACCCGGTATTTGACTATGTCTGGAACACGGTTCGTCGTCGTTTTGGCGGTCGTCTGCATGCGCGCAATGATGGTATCAAGCCGTTTATCCAGTCTGTCCGTCAGGGCTACTGGGGATACTATCTGCCGGATCAGGATCATGGCCCGGAACACAGTGAGTTTGTTGATTTCTTCGCGACCTACAAAGCGACGCTGCCAGCCATTGGCCGGTTAATGAAGGTGTGTCGTGCTCGCGTGGTGCCGCTTTTCCCGGTTTATGATGGTAAAACGCACCGTCTGACCATCCAGGTGCGACCGCCGATGGACGATCTTCTGACTGCGGATGACCACACTATCGCCAGACGGATGAATGAAGAGGTGGAGATTTTTGTCAGACCGCATCCTGAGCAATATACCTGGATTCTGAAACTGCTCAAAACCCGCAAACCGGGTGAAATTCAGCCGTATAAGCGCAAAGAGTGGTATCCCATCAAATAA
- the ruvB gene encoding Holliday junction branch migration DNA helicase RuvB, whose translation MIEADRLISAGGTQVEEVADRAIRPKLLEEYIGQPQVRSQMEIFIQAAKLRGDALDHLLIFGPPGLGKTTLANIVANEMGVNLRTTSGPVLEKAGDLAAMLTNLEPHDVLFIDEIHRLSPVVEEVLYPAMEDYQLDIMIGEGPAARSIKIDLPPFTLIGATTRAGSLTSPLRDRFGIVQRLEFYQVPDLQHIVGRSARFMGLEMSDEGALEVARRARGTPRIANRLLRRVRDFAEVKHNGAISADIAAQALDMLNVDAEGFDYMDRKLLLAVIDKFFGGPVGLDNLAAAIGEERETIEDVLEPYLIQQGFLQRTPRGRMATVRAWNHFGITPPEMP comes from the coding sequence ATGATAGAAGCAGATCGCCTGATTTCAGCAGGTGGAACCCAGGTGGAAGAGGTTGCCGATCGCGCCATTCGCCCGAAGTTGCTGGAAGAGTACATTGGTCAGCCTCAGGTGCGTTCGCAAATGGAGATCTTTATCCAGGCGGCAAAGCTGCGCGGCGACGCGCTCGATCACCTGCTGATCTTTGGCCCGCCGGGGCTGGGGAAAACGACGCTGGCTAACATTGTCGCCAATGAAATGGGCGTGAACCTGCGCACCACGTCTGGCCCGGTGCTGGAAAAGGCGGGCGATCTGGCGGCGATGCTGACCAACCTTGAACCTCATGATGTGCTGTTTATCGATGAGATCCACCGTTTATCACCGGTGGTGGAAGAGGTGCTGTATCCGGCGATGGAAGATTATCAGCTGGACATCATGATTGGCGAAGGGCCTGCTGCGCGTTCGATAAAAATCGATCTGCCGCCTTTTACGCTGATTGGCGCCACCACGCGAGCCGGGTCATTGACGTCTCCGCTGCGTGACCGTTTCGGCATTGTTCAGCGGCTGGAGTTCTATCAGGTGCCTGACCTGCAACACATCGTCGGGCGCAGCGCGCGGTTTATGGGGCTGGAAATGAGCGATGAAGGTGCGCTGGAGGTTGCCCGCCGCGCTCGCGGTACGCCGCGTATCGCCAACCGCCTGTTGCGTCGCGTACGTGATTTTGCCGAAGTGAAACATAACGGCGCCATCTCTGCGGATATCGCCGCTCAGGCGCTGGATATGCTGAATGTCGATGCGGAAGGGTTTGACTATATGGACCGCAAGCTGCTGCTGGCCGTAATTGATAAATTCTTTGGCGGCCCCGTCGGTCTCGATAACCTGGCCGCAGCCATTGGCGAAGAGCGTGAAACGATTGAGGACGTACTGGAACCGTATTTGATTCAGCAGGGCTTTTTGCAACGAACCCCGCGCGGGCGAATGGCGACGGTGCGGGCGTGGAATCATTTTGGAATAACGCCGCCGGAAATGCCTTAA